A region of the Pricia mediterranea genome:
TGTGCATTTCAATTTGAACGGTAATCGTACTTATCCCCGTTCCTGAACGTAATTTCCATTATCCAAAAACTATGATTTCTAAAAGACCTGATAGGGTGCTTAATTTTCTCGAAGGCGGTGGCGAAATGGGCCAAATAATTAGGGACAAAAACTGGGCCTCGACCGAATTGGGAATACCGGAGAACTGGCCCCTGGCCCTTAAATTCGCTATCGGAACCATGTTGAAAACAGCCTTTCCGAATTTCATTTTCTGGGGGAAGGATTATCGCTGTTTTTACAACGACGCCTATCGACCAAGCTTGGGTATTGAAGGGAAGCATCCTTTCATCCTAGGGCAGAAAGCCGAAGACGCTTGGCCCGAAATCATAGATACCATCAAGCCATTGTTAGACAGTGTCTGGGAAACCGGGGAGCCCACTTGGAGCGAAAATCAACTGATTCCGTTTTATCGCAACGGCCGCATCGAAAATATTTACTGGACATTCAGCTATAGCGCCCTAATCAACGACGACGGGGCGATCGGGGGAATCTTGACCACTTGTGCCGAAACCACGGAAGCCGTAGAAAATCTGCAGAAATTGGAATTAAGGGAGAAGAACCTGAAAAACAAATCCGAGCAATTACAGTTGGCCTTAGATGTGGCCGAAATGGCAATTTGGGAGATGGATCCGCAAACAAAAATTGCGGTCGGGGATGAAAGGTTTCGGAAATGGCACGGTTTGCCCCAAACCGGAGATTTTAATCTGGAGGAAAGTATGGACCGCATTCCAGCGGAACATAGAGAAACTATAAAGAACGCCTTAGACCAATCAACCAGCAATACCCACGGGCGGCTCGACATCGAGTATCCCATTTATGACCCTGAAACAGAGAAAGAACGAATCGTGCGGGCAAAAGGCCGAACACGCTTCGACCAAGAGGGGTGTGCCGTACGCACTATCGGAGTTTTACAGGATATCTCGGAAATTGTCAGGGCACGAACCAAACTGGAAAACTTCTCCAAAAAATTGGAAAATCAGGTAGCGCAACGGACCATGGAGCTTCAGGATGCCAATACTGAACTGACCCTATACTTGGAAAAATTAAAAAGGACCAATACCGAATTGGAGTCCTTCGCCTATGTATCGAGTCACGACCTAAAAGAACCCCTGCGTAAAATACAGATGTACACCTCTAGGATACAGGAGCCGGGGAACGAAAATCTTTCGGATACCGACAAGAAATATTTTGCGAAGATCATCGGAGCGGCTAGTCGCATGCGCGCTTTGATCGACGACCTTTTGGCCTTTTCGAGAACGGATGTCGATCAGGCGGACTTTGCACCTACCGACCTGAATACGATTTTGGCGGAAGTGTTGGATGACCTATCGGTCGAAATCGAAAGAAAAGGCGCAAGCATAAATAGTGATCAATTACCCACTGTAGAAAGCGTTCCCTTTCAAATGCGTCAAGTTTTCGGCAATCTACTGAGCAATGCCTTAAAATTCGCCAGAGATGCGCGACCCAAGGTTAAAATAACCGCAGAGGTCCTCCCAGAAAGAGAGGTCGAAGAACTAGGATGGCACGCAGAAGGGGTAACCTACCACAAGGTTAGTATCGAAGACAATGGCATCGGTTTTGCCGAAGGCATGGAAACCAAAATATTCGAGGTATTTCAGCGGTTACATGGCAAAAGTGATTTCGAAGGTACGGGTATCGGACTATCGATTGTCAAGAAAATAATCGACAACCACAATGGGGTCATTTCGGCCGATAGCGTCGAGGGAAAGGGTTCTACGTTTACTATTATAATCCCCGAAATACATGGTCGCGGAGTTCAGGGATAGCAAGAGAAGAAACTTCCAAAAATCTGAAAAACCTTCATTGGGATAGTAGGATTGGATGATATCCTGAGTGCGCTTTGCATTCCTCTCGCTCGCTTCCTCACTCGTCGGATGCAGTTGCAAATAGCGCACCACGGGCTATCGCCCTCGTTCTTCGTTTTTCTCCAAAACTTCGAGGCTATGCCTCGGTTTTTCCGAAATTTCGAAGCTTGTCGCGGGCAGGATTGCATATCCTTTGAGCTCCCCTTTGCAAATAGCGAACCACGGGCTACCGCCCTAGTTCTTTGTTTTTTCCGAAATCTCGAAGCTCTCGCTTCGATTTCTCCAAAAACAAAGAACCACGCCGAAAATGGCGTGGTCCGCTGCTTGTAGTGACCTCAAGAGGACGGAATTCGAACTTTTTGAATGAAGATATTGAAATTATCATCAATAAATCATTTCATATTAGTAGAGGGAAGGCAATTCCACTACCCTAAACGGAGCTCTTCACCCATCGCTTATTTGAACTTTGGAAAACTGGGGTAGGGTTTTTAGTAGTGCTTTTTTTTACCGATCGACAATGTATTTCAAACTATATTCAATTCCTAGATTGAAAACAAATGATTTAATATCGTCATCTCGTTTTATTAGTCCAGAATATGACCTCAAGTTCAAGGATAGCCTTTCTGATAATTTTAGACCAAATCCTAGGGTTACCCCAAAATCAAATGGATCTCCTTCCCTAATTATAAACCTATCATCTCCTCTACTCAACAATTGCTGTGAAGTATTCAGATTTCGGTCAACTATAATTCCAAATTGCGGACCGCTTTCAAGATAAAAGTTTTTGAAAGGATAGAATTTTATTGCAAGTGGTATCGATATAGTCAATTCGTTAACCTCATAAGTGAACTCATAAGTGTTGGGATTGGGTATTGGATTACCCTTGTAATCGAAGTTAGGAATATTCAAACCTCTAATAAATATTCGACTCCCTTGCAATGCAAAAAGAAGCTCTGGCTGAAATTCCAGTTTTTCTTCTAATGGGATATTAAAAAATCCTCCTGCATAAAATCCAAACTTATATTTGTAATCTATTGAATTTTTATCCGGAGTATACTTCCCATAATCAATTCCTGCCTTAAATCCGAAATTCGAACTCCTGTCCTGACCGTAAAAGTTTAATAAATTCAAGAATAAGAAAATCAGAATTAAAAGCTTTTGCATTTTATGGGCTATTTAAACTTTACCTTATCTGCTTTAAGGTTCATAATGGTGGATCTAACACTTTCCTCGGTAAGAACTTTAGGGAATAAGACGAACGTAGGTTCGGCAAATATTTCTTTCAAGGTGTTTTTCGTATGTTTGGGTCCCTTTTTTTTGAGCATATTTACAAATGCCAATGAGAATATTCTTTGTGATATCCATACAAACGCAAATATGTGAGAGTCATTGCACAAAATAATCGTTTGTTTGAACCTTGCTGCGGGATTACACTACTCCAAACATTTGGTTTTCACCCATAGTTTATTTAAGCTTAAGTGACAATCCGAATAAATATTATTGCCAATTAGTCGGCTGATTCAAGTTTTGGTGGCTTTGACAAGGGTCAAGGGGGATATCAAAAAAATATGTGCCCGATTTTTTCACCTCCATACCAGGATTTGTAAATGTCCGCCGATATTTGGCAATGTTCTTATAGTCCGATATAAGTACAGTTCCATTAGGTTTCAGCATCCTGAAAATTTCTGCACAAGCTGTTTTTCTGTCACACTAATTGTAAAGGTTGTGCAACAGCCATGTTCGTTTCAGGGGACTGGAAAAAAAATTAATAATTAGCTTCCAATTGAAACATGCCATACTTTTGAAACCAATCCGCAAAACTGATTTGTAAAGAACTACGGGTTTTAATCCAATAAGATAATTTAGTATGGAGTTCATCGATTACATCCTTTATTTGAACTTTCAAGAAACGGGCCACGGCTTTTCATAGAGACATTTTTCGGTCGAGGATTATTTTTTAGAGAGAAATCTTTTGCGAAATATCAACATTAAAATTAAGGGTATTGATCCAATCCAAAAAACAGTTTTATAAAATGATAATTTCTAGCAGAGTTGTTCACTAGTTATGTCGGGTATACAATTTAAAAAACCAGTTTCATCAGATATTTGAATTACTGTTGAAAATCCCATCCAAACTCCGATTTGACAAATCAAAAAAAAGATAATTAAGAGGGCGCTATAATATTTTCTTTTCATGGTTATACCTAACGCAGGTTTATGACAATTAATTATATATTTAATCGTTTAATTGAACTTCCTCTACACAAAACATATTGTGGCCGTCTCACTTTTCTTACGAAAAATTTTTACTGAAATTTAGGTTTTTTTGCCATATTATCTTATTCCTTGTTTGCCCATACTTTTGGTATTTTGGGCAAGCGGATTAAAATAAAAACGGGCAATTGCCGGTGCCCGTCTAATTATATCTACTTCGTTCCCCTCCATCAAGGTGTCAAAACGACCTTTACGCATTTGTCCTTCTTGTTCCTGAACATGTCGTAGGCCTTCGGAGCCTCATCCAATTTCATTCGATGTGTTATGATAAAGGAGGGGTCGATCTTGCCCTCGACAACTTTCTGCAACAATGGTTCAAGATAATGCTGCATATGTGTCTGCCCCATCTGGAGGTTAAGGGATTTATTCATGGCAATGCCCATCGGAAGGCCGTCGACCTTACCTACGTAGACCCCGGGAATGGATACGTTACCTGCTTTTTTGCAGGATTTGAAAATTTGCGAGAGCGCGTTCGGTTGGGACTTTTCGATGTCGGTGTTGAAACCTTCCGCACCATGGGCCTCGGCACCTACGCAATCGATACAGCAGTCGGGCCCTCTACCATCGGTCATTTCCATCAATCGGGCATATACTTCTTCGGCATCGACCGTCCTTATCACTTCGGCATTGCTGTGCCTTTCCGCCATATCCAATCTTTCCTTTACCACATCTATGGCGATTACCCTTCCCGCGCCCAGCATCCATGCACTTTGGATAGCGAACTGGCCTACGGGACCACATCCCCAGATTGCGACAGTATCCCCTGGTTTAATGTCCGCATTTTCCGCGCCCATGTATCCCGTAGGAAAGATGTCGGAAAGAAAAAGGCTCTGTTCGTCCGTGAGGGAATCGGGAACCTTGATCGGACCGACATCGGCATAGGGAACCCTTACATACTCCGCTTGTCCTCCTGAAAATCCGCCCAACATATGGGAAAAACCGAAAAGCCCCGAAATGGAATGTCCAAGGTTTTCCTTGCACAGTTCGGCGTTCGGATTCGAATTGTCGCACAGGGAAAACTTATCGTCGTCACAGTATTCACAATTCCCACAGGCAATAGTAAAAGGTATCACCACCCGGTCCCCTTTTTTGAATTTGTTCACCTCACTGCCGATTTCGACGACCTCGCCCATGAACTCGTGGCCGAGTATATCGTTCTCCTTCATAGTGGGGACAAGCCCACCGTAAAGGTGAAGGTCCGAGCCACATATAGCGGTAGAGGTCACCTTTATTATTATATCTTTTTGATCTTCGATCTTGGGATCGGGGACATTATCGATTCTGACGTCTTCCCTTCCATGGTAACATAGTGCCTTCATAATATTTTTTTTACGTGAGACATAAATGTATCCTTATAAGGCGTGCGCCATGTACTCATAAGAGACTATTATTGACCGGATAAACTGACATTGGTTTCAAGGGGACTACAGATAGAACTTTTGTTTGACAAAATATCAAGGATAATTCGCTCGTATCGCAACAAAAGATTTATTGTTTATTTAAATTTTTACGATTGGTTATCCTCATTCTCCCAATCCTGGATATGAAGCGATTTAAACTTTCTGATCGGAAAACGAAAATTTTGGCTTTTGTGACCTTACGTCATTTTTGAGCACCTCTAGACTTCTCTATAAAATGAGCAATACTCCGCGTTGGTAACCTTTTACTAAGAAGTGGTTGACATTTAAAGTCATCGATTGAGCAATCGCTAGCTTGAACTGTTAATCACCTGCGGATTATAATCTATACGGTCCTTAAAAAACGAAATATCCCTACGGCGGAACTGATCAACAAGGAAATTAAAGAAATTACGCCCAAGGTGCCGGGCAGTTTGGTAAGGGAACCGTACAGGGAAAGCATAAAAACCCCGGCATTGACCAATACCCACGGTTCAGGGCGTTTTAGCCTTGTTTTTGCCGAAAAGGTCTGCAAACGGTCAAATGGTTTTTTCTTAAAAAAATCGAATGCGTTCATCGTACAAATATAATCAAAGATGGAAATTCCCCTTTAATTTTCATTTAGTTGCCCTCTTAATCTTCGTGGTCCAAATATTCAGTATTAATGGCACCGATTTTGGCCAAGTTTGAACACGCCCTTACAGTCCATACTTGCTCCAAAAATTATTCAACAACTACGTAAACAAAACCTCAAGTCACATAAAACAAAAACCAAACTGAAAAAGATAATGGTCTTATTGGCGTAACGTGAACCATACCACCAAAAAAAAAGGAACCGTTTTATATTTACAACGATTCCCTTTTCTATCAAAACCTATTGGGTTTCCCCATATGGACTACTTAGTTTTTATTGCTCGACCGCGTTACCTTCCTCATCAACGATAAGGGCACCTGAGGTTCCATCTTCCAAAGAAACTTCTACTTTGAAATGGTTCTCCTCGTTTTTGTGCGCTTTGTTGATAGTGGCACCGGGATAGTTAGTCTCGATCATTGAAGTAACTGCTTCAGGTACTTCTTCGACAGCGATTTCGCTAAATCCGTCTTGAGCTGCAGCTTGTGTAGCGGCATCTTGTGCCTCGGTAGCCTGCTCTTGAGTTTCAGTGGCCGGGTCTTGGGCTTCGGTGGCCTCGTCGACTTGAGCGAATGCGGTCAAACTTCCCAATGCAAATACGGCTGTGATAAATAACTTTTTCATGTGTTCTAGTTTTTAGTTTTATTAATTGTATGAATTCCATTTAACTATTGAAAATAGGATGCCGAATTGAGTTGCCAATTATAAATAACTGGTTGTTAAAATATTAAGGTTTCAAGGGGGATTCTCAATTGTGCAATATTGTGTAACATTGATCAAATCGGGTAAAAGTTTCACGGTTTCTTTGGACCGAATCCCAACTTATTGATCAATAGTCCATTACATAATAGTACTATTTTTTTCACCGAATCCTATCGTATAATTTGTAGGAAACCTCTTATTTTGTATCCACAGTTCGAAATTTTTGGCAATAAAAACTACCGTGGTCCGTAATGCGGCTATCATAAAAAAAATCACACTATTATGTACGATGCAATCTATTTAGTGGACGATTTCGAAATAGTGAATATCCTTCACCGTTTACTTTTACGAAAATTGGGGCTGGAAGGAAGGGCAAGGGAATTTACCGACCCGGAACTGGCCCTGGAAGATCTGCGGCACGCCCTTTATGGGGATCAGCGCCTGTTAATCCTATTGGATATCAATATGCCCGGGCTCAATGGTTTCGAATTTTTGGAACATATGGTAAAGGAGGGCTTTCCGCCCAGTATCGACGTGGTCGTGGTGACCTCTTCCGTTTCGGAGGGGGACATGGAAATGGCCAAAAAGTTTCCGCAATTTGTCAGGGACTTTGTCGTCAAACCTTTAGGTCTCGGAAAATTGGAAGAAATCCTGAAACGATCCTTTGGGCCATGATAATGGATCGAACTTTAAAAACAGCATTCCATTTTCAACGGTATCGGAAATATCATCCGCAACGGGTAGTCCAGACGACCGGCCGGCCGGCAATCCCGGCCGTCTTCGGCAAAGAACCTGCAAGTTATCGTAGTCCATGCGCCGAGGCCAAGGGTCCAAAGAATATCCGATGGCACGGATAATCCCTTAAAACATACTATTCGTCCTGTTTTTCCGTTTATGTTCCGGAAAGTTTCCATGCGCCGTGACTGACCTAACCGCATACGGACGGAAAACGACCAAGGGAAAAAGTGTAACGTGAAATAAAGGTACCGACCTATGATATACGATCTGATCTACCTAGTGGACGATTTGGATATGGTAAACCACCTGCACCGCATATTGTTGAAACGATTTGGGGCGGAAGAAAGGGTAAAGGTGTTCACGGACCCCAAAAGGGCCTTGGGCGACCTACGTACCCGCAGCGGGGAAGACTTGCGGATATTGATCCTGTTGGACATCAACATGCCGGAGATGAGCGGCTTCGAGTTTCTCGATCGGATGGTGGCCGGGTTCTTTCCCTACAATATCGATGTGGTCGTCGTGACCTCTTCCCTTTCGGGTTCCGACAGGGCACTGGCGAACCGGTATCCCCGATATGTAAGGGACTTTGTCGTCAAGCCCTTGCAGATGGAAAAACTGGGGGACATCCTATCGGGCGATAGCGGCTCGGACCGCACCTTCCCGGAAAGTGGCTTTGGCTAGCCCAAAAGGCGGTGACAACGGCAATTGTTCAAACAGGACAGCCGAACAATCCCGCTAAGCCCCGATCGCTATCGGTTCGCGGTCGCGGGCAAGGCCGTAAGAACAGGGTCACCTGCAAAACAAGTGGATCTTTGGAGTGAAATGAAAAAAGGCCCTGCCATACAATAGGGGTCCCATTATCAACCTACTTAAAACCGGAAAAAATGCATCACAAAGATAATACTTACGACACCGTACTTATTGTCGACGATGACCCCATCGTCAACCTGGTACACCAAAAGGTCCTAGGAAAGGTCGGCATCGCCAATGAAATACGGTCCTTTACCGATCCCCGGGAGGCCCTGCCATATCTGTATACCGAGCTCGCCCGCTGCGGAAGGAGCATATTGGTGCTCTTGGACATCAACATGCCCGAAATGAGCGGCTTCGAATTTTTGGATTCCGCCTCGATGTACCAACAAAATGGGAACGTACTGCATGTGCTCGTGGTCAGTTCCTCGATAGCGAAGGGAGATATGGAAAAGGGGCTCTGCAATGACCTGGTGGGCGGGTACATCCAAAAACCGTTGACCGGTCCCCAAGTTCTCGATTTCGTCAAGAAGCGTTCTTCCCTGTCCGCCTAAATCACGGAACGGGCGCTAGCATGCCCCCTTTGGGTCCCGGGCGGGGCCAGGGGGAATCCGACGACATCTTACTTTTTTTAGAGGGCCGTTTTAATGGTTTCGGTTCAATTCCGACAGCCTCCGGCCAGAACAATACAGGTTCCCCCATATGCCGATCAACATCCTTTCCCGCAACCGGACAATATCCTTCACCAATATCAGAAAGGGCATAAAGGCCAGTTTTACCATTGCCGCCCTTTTCTCCGTTTTTCTGGTGCTCTGTATCGGTTTTTTCATCAACGAAAGGAAAAACGACTCCGGAATCATCAATATGGCCGGCCGTCAGCGCATGTTGGGCCAAAAGCTGGCCACGGATATCCATCTTACGGGATCCGACGGCCGGGCCCTGGCCGAAACCGAGAACGATGCGGAACTGTGGGACAGTATCCACAACGCCCTGCGGTACGGTAATTTGGAACTGGGCGTACGAAAATCCGAAAACCCCGAAATTATCCGTCTTTTCGAAGAAATTTCACCTTACCAGCAAAAGCTGTACCTGGCCTCCCTGAGCACGGGCCCGGCAAGACCCGGCGGTCCGGTATACGGCGACATCCGACGATGGAACGACCGCTATCAGGCCGGGATGGACCGGATCGTAGACGAATTGCAGGCGGACGCCGAAAGGGGCATGTCCGTTCTCAAGTATATCGTAGCTTTCCTGATCTCCCTGTTCCTCCTGCTCATCTTCGGGCTGTACAGGATCTTGGTAAAACCCATCATCAAGATCGTAAAGACCCTTTCGGACGAAAGGGAGGAGCGGGCGGAACAGATAAGGTCCATCCTGGAGAACACCTCGGACCTTATCTGGTCCCTTGACCTTGATCGGAAACTTTTGTCCTTCAATTCCGCATTTTCCAAGGCCATCCTAGAGCAGACCGGAACCGCCCCGGTGATAGGCAGCCCGATATTGCGTGACCCCTACCCCGAGGAAATCCTGCGGAAATGGGAGAGCATGTACGAAAAGGCGTTTTCGGGAAGGAGCTTTTCTACCGAGATCCGGTCCGATAGGGAGGACGGTACCAGCTATATCGAGGTTTCCCTAAACCCCATCTACGGCCCGCAGGGACGCGTAACGGGATGTAACGTTTTCAGCAGGGACGTGACCGAACGGGCCGAGACCTATAAAAAGCTGGCGAGGAGCGAAAAATATCTGAAGGAGGCCCAGAGGATTGCCAACCTGGGCAACTGGAACTGGGACATGGCCAGCAACGGGATATATTGGTCGGACCAATTGTACCAGGTCTTCGGACAGGACCCCGAAACCTTCCGCCCCGATTACGGGAGCTTTCTGGAGATCATACACCCCGAGGATCGGGAGGCCTTCACGGAGGATGTGGACAACTGCATCGAAAACGGGGCGCCCCTCGATATCGTACACCGTATCGTAATGGGGGACGGCGGCATCCGCTACGTACACCAGCGGGGACGGACCCATTACCATAGGGGCAGGCCGGTCCGGATGGCGGGCACCTCACAGGACGTTACCGGGCTCGAGAACGCCAGACTCCGTATCATGCGCCAGTACAACGAACTCGAAAATTTTGTATACATCATATCCCATAATATCAGGGCGCCCATCTCGACCCTGCAGGGCCTGGTGGATATCTTCGAACCCGGCAACGCCGCATCCAATGTGCAGGTCATCGACTATATCGGCTCGACCGTGGATACGCTCGACAGGACCATCAAGGACCTGAACCACGCCCTGTCCCTTAAGGACATATCGGAGGACACTTTTGGGAAAGTGGACCTGGAAGAGGTCGTACGGGATATCTGCGATCTTCTTGCCCGGGACATCAAGGTTTCCGGGGCCAGGATCGATCACGACTTCTCGCGGGCCCCCGACGCCTTCGGGGTCAGAAGCTATTTTACCAATATCCTGTACAACCTTGTGCTGAACTCCATCACGCACAAGGTGGACGAGAGAGATCCGTATATAAGCATACGGTCCCGGCGGACCGCTATGAAGGGCACCGAGATCGTTGTGTCGGACAACGGAAAGGGTATGGCGCTAACGGAGGGGGCCCACAAGAAAATCTTCGATATGTACGGCAGACTGAGCGGTAAGTCGGAAGGCAGGGGGATGGGACTGTACCTGGTAAGGACACAGGTGGAGACCATGAAGGGCTCCATAAATGTAAGAAGCGAACCCGGCAAGGGCTCTATCTTCACGATAGTCTTCGACAGTATACATGAGCCACAATCCTGAATTTTTTAAGAAGCAAGAACTTTGGGGGTTTCCCTTCTATGGGCGGATAAAACCCCGCACAAAAATCAGGGGTCGAAGGGGGGCCATACTTACCTTTTAGGTTTCCGAATAACACGATTCTCCCCACGGGGGGACGGGACAACAACCATTTTTTTAAACCCATTTTCCTGGCGGTACCGCTGCCGGGAAAGGGAAGTCCTTTCCCTAACGGATCCTGTCATTCCGGTGATATCCTACCGGAAACCGTTTCGCCGGTCCGGCCTGTTCTTTTCGTCCGCAAAGTGTCCCAATCAATGCCAACGGTATCGACCGATGTCCCCGCGGAGCTCTGGCCGTCTTCCCTTGTATCGGAGTTTTGGAGGGCATAAATGGCTAGCGCTGCCAAAAGCACCGTTAAAAACAAAAAAGACTTCTTGAGGTATCTCATCGTTTTTTTCTATAGATATCTGTTCGGGAACACGTAGACTCAAATGGGTTACCTAAGGCCGGAAAAATGACTTTTTCTAGTTGGAAAATAGCCTTGATACACCGTTAATTGATTCTCTCGATTCCATGGTTCGCAGGTCCCAAAGCATTGAGGTCAGAGGGGAATACCCATGTTCAAAACCTTGACGATAAGGGCTGTAATCAGGCAGCCTATTCCGGCCAATATGTCCCGAATCCGAAAACGGTCCTTTAATCTTGCGTAAATCCTGTCCATAGAATATGTTTCATACAAAGTTCAACTTGCAATATCAGATGTTGAAGGAAAATCGACGAACGAAAATAATTCTGGACAAGTGTCGGCCACTTTTGGATAGTCGTATAATACCTGCTTAACATCGATCGTGATGTTTAGGTAAACCACCCAACATCAGTTAGCCATGAACCTATTGATAGGTAGAGGGACCGGGGAGTTACAGGGGGCCTACACATTTGCCAAGGGAAAAACGTCGGTGCGAAAGGGTGTTTTGCCGAGCGGCATCGTCCCCGTATGCTCATGACCGTTTTATTCGGCGTTTGGTCTAGAATCGGGATTCTTTACATATTTCGGTTGCAACTTTGTCCCGAACAAAAAAATCGATATTTATGAAAACAGCTTTACTTATCAAGGAAATCTATACCGCAGGATTTCGGAATTTGGGCCACTTCATCGTTAGGAAGTATTTCAAGGTATTCTCATGGTTCTGCTTTGCAATGTTCGCTGTCGTACTGTACGCGTTTGTTTTCCGGTTGGCCACGGGATTTGCCTTTGACTAGGTTTAGGGCCCGGTTCCGGTCCAAGACTAGATGGTTCCGGCGTTACCTGACCGGTCACCTTTTTCTGGCTATCGCTTGGCTCTGTTT
Encoded here:
- a CDS encoding PAS domain-containing sensor histidine kinase — protein: MISKRPDRVLNFLEGGGEMGQIIRDKNWASTELGIPENWPLALKFAIGTMLKTAFPNFIFWGKDYRCFYNDAYRPSLGIEGKHPFILGQKAEDAWPEIIDTIKPLLDSVWETGEPTWSENQLIPFYRNGRIENIYWTFSYSALINDDGAIGGILTTCAETTEAVENLQKLELREKNLKNKSEQLQLALDVAEMAIWEMDPQTKIAVGDERFRKWHGLPQTGDFNLEESMDRIPAEHRETIKNALDQSTSNTHGRLDIEYPIYDPETEKERIVRAKGRTRFDQEGCAVRTIGVLQDISEIVRARTKLENFSKKLENQVAQRTMELQDANTELTLYLEKLKRTNTELESFAYVSSHDLKEPLRKIQMYTSRIQEPGNENLSDTDKKYFAKIIGAASRMRALIDDLLAFSRTDVDQADFAPTDLNTILAEVLDDLSVEIERKGASINSDQLPTVESVPFQMRQVFGNLLSNALKFARDARPKVKITAEVLPEREVEELGWHAEGVTYHKVSIEDNGIGFAEGMETKIFEVFQRLHGKSDFEGTGIGLSIVKKIIDNHNGVISADSVEGKGSTFTIIIPEIHGRGVQG
- a CDS encoding porin family protein, with amino-acid sequence MQKLLILIFLFLNLLNFYGQDRSSNFGFKAGIDYGKYTPDKNSIDYKYKFGFYAGGFFNIPLEEKLEFQPELLFALQGSRIFIRGLNIPNFDYKGNPIPNPNTYEFTYEVNELTISIPLAIKFYPFKNFYLESGPQFGIIVDRNLNTSQQLLSRGDDRFIIREGDPFDFGVTLGFGLKLSERLSLNLRSYSGLIKRDDDIKSFVFNLGIEYSLKYIVDR
- a CDS encoding zinc-dependent alcohol dehydrogenase translates to MKALCYHGREDVRIDNVPDPKIEDQKDIIIKVTSTAICGSDLHLYGGLVPTMKENDILGHEFMGEVVEIGSEVNKFKKGDRVVIPFTIACGNCEYCDDDKFSLCDNSNPNAELCKENLGHSISGLFGFSHMLGGFSGGQAEYVRVPYADVGPIKVPDSLTDEQSLFLSDIFPTGYMGAENADIKPGDTVAIWGCGPVGQFAIQSAWMLGAGRVIAIDVVKERLDMAERHSNAEVIRTVDAEEVYARLMEMTDGRGPDCCIDCVGAEAHGAEGFNTDIEKSQPNALSQIFKSCKKAGNVSIPGVYVGKVDGLPMGIAMNKSLNLQMGQTHMQHYLEPLLQKVVEGKIDPSFIITHRMKLDEAPKAYDMFRNKKDKCVKVVLTP
- a CDS encoding response regulator; the encoded protein is MYDAIYLVDDFEIVNILHRLLLRKLGLEGRAREFTDPELALEDLRHALYGDQRLLILLDINMPGLNGFEFLEHMVKEGFPPSIDVVVVTSSVSEGDMEMAKKFPQFVRDFVVKPLGLGKLEEILKRSFGP
- a CDS encoding response regulator, whose product is MIYDLIYLVDDLDMVNHLHRILLKRFGAEERVKVFTDPKRALGDLRTRSGEDLRILILLDINMPEMSGFEFLDRMVAGFFPYNIDVVVVTSSLSGSDRALANRYPRYVRDFVVKPLQMEKLGDILSGDSGSDRTFPESGFG
- a CDS encoding response regulator; the encoded protein is MHHKDNTYDTVLIVDDDPIVNLVHQKVLGKVGIANEIRSFTDPREALPYLYTELARCGRSILVLLDINMPEMSGFEFLDSASMYQQNGNVLHVLVVSSSIAKGDMEKGLCNDLVGGYIQKPLTGPQVLDFVKKRSSLSA
- a CDS encoding PAS domain-containing protein, which codes for MPINILSRNRTISFTNIRKGIKASFTIAALFSVFLVLCIGFFINERKNDSGIINMAGRQRMLGQKLATDIHLTGSDGRALAETENDAELWDSIHNALRYGNLELGVRKSENPEIIRLFEEISPYQQKLYLASLSTGPARPGGPVYGDIRRWNDRYQAGMDRIVDELQADAERGMSVLKYIVAFLISLFLLLIFGLYRILVKPIIKIVKTLSDEREERAEQIRSILENTSDLIWSLDLDRKLLSFNSAFSKAILEQTGTAPVIGSPILRDPYPEEILRKWESMYEKAFSGRSFSTEIRSDREDGTSYIEVSLNPIYGPQGRVTGCNVFSRDVTERAETYKKLARSEKYLKEAQRIANLGNWNWDMASNGIYWSDQLYQVFGQDPETFRPDYGSFLEIIHPEDREAFTEDVDNCIENGAPLDIVHRIVMGDGGIRYVHQRGRTHYHRGRPVRMAGTSQDVTGLENARLRIMRQYNELENFVYIISHNIRAPISTLQGLVDIFEPGNAASNVQVIDYIGSTVDTLDRTIKDLNHALSLKDISEDTFGKVDLEEVVRDICDLLARDIKVSGARIDHDFSRAPDAFGVRSYFTNILYNLVLNSITHKVDERDPYISIRSRRTAMKGTEIVVSDNGKGMALTEGAHKKIFDMYGRLSGKSEGRGMGLYLVRTQVETMKGSINVRSEPGKGSIFTIVFDSIHEPQS
- a CDS encoding DUF6747 family protein, translated to MKTALLIKEIYTAGFRNLGHFIVRKYFKVFSWFCFAMFAVVLYAFVFRLATGFAFD